The following proteins come from a genomic window of Gallalistipes aquisgranensis:
- the trmB gene encoding tRNA (guanosine(46)-N7)-methyltransferase TrmB has product MGKDKLRRFEENLTFRNLVQPAFEEVFRTDHRLKGRWRQDFFGNDRPIVLELGCGRGEYTVALGRMFPETNFIGVDIKGARMWRGAKTATEEGLDNVAFLRTRIEFITSLFGPREVNGIWITFPDPQLKKNRIKKRLTAPAFLGYYAAFLAPGAPVHLKTDSQHLHRYTKAVIDRNGLTTEAACDDIYGTGYADDILSIRTAYETQFLKQGLPITYLRFRLDGRKEFEAPVFEPDEELS; this is encoded by the coding sequence ATGGGAAAAGACAAACTCAGACGTTTCGAAGAGAACCTCACGTTCCGCAATCTGGTACAACCCGCCTTCGAAGAGGTTTTCCGCACGGACCACCGGTTGAAAGGACGGTGGCGGCAGGACTTTTTCGGCAACGACCGCCCGATCGTACTCGAACTGGGGTGCGGACGGGGAGAATATACGGTCGCCCTGGGGAGGATGTTCCCCGAAACCAACTTCATCGGGGTGGACATCAAGGGGGCGCGCATGTGGCGGGGCGCCAAGACCGCCACGGAAGAGGGACTGGACAACGTGGCTTTCCTGCGCACACGGATCGAGTTCATCACCTCCCTGTTCGGACCCCGGGAGGTGAACGGCATCTGGATCACGTTTCCCGATCCGCAACTCAAAAAGAACCGGATCAAGAAACGGCTGACAGCCCCCGCTTTCCTGGGCTACTATGCCGCCTTTCTGGCTCCCGGAGCACCGGTCCATCTGAAGACGGACAGCCAGCACCTGCACCGCTACACGAAAGCCGTGATCGACCGCAACGGTCTGACAACGGAAGCGGCCTGCGACGACATTTACGGCACGGGCTACGCGGACGACATACTTTCGATCCGGACGGCCTACGAAACCCAATTCCTGAAACAGGGGCTTCCGATCACCTACCTGCGGTTCCGTCTGGACGGACGCAAAGAGTTCGAGGCTCCCGTATTCGAACCCGACGAAGAGCTCTCGTAG